In Tessaracoccus sp. MC1865, the DNA window CTGTCGCGCTTCGGCTCCAGCGTCGTCGTCGTCCACCGCCGCGACGAGCTGCGCGCCTCGAAGATCATGGCCGAACGCGCCATGCGCGACCCGAAGATCTCCTTCGCATGGAACAGCCACATCAAGTCCATCAACGGCGACACCTCCGTGCAGTCGATCACCCTCACGGACAAGAACACCGGCGTGGACCGCGACCTCCAGGTCAACGGCGTCTTCATCGCCATCGGCCACGACCCGCGCTCCCAGCTGGTCAATGGCCAGGTGCACCTCGACGCCGAGGGCTACGTCCTCGTCGAGGGTCGCGGCACGGCCACGAACCTGCCCGGCGTCTTCGCGTGCGGAGACCTGGTGGACCACACGTACCGTCAGGCGATCACCGCCGCCGGCTCCGGATGCGCCGCCGCCCTCGACGCGGAGCGCTACCTCCAGGAACTCGCAGACGCTCAGGCGTAAGCTGCACTGCAGCCTGCTCTGTAGAATGACGGGGTTTTCGACTCCGCCGGCAGAGCAGGCGGCGCTCAACCAACGTGCAAGGAGAATTCCGTGGCAGTGACCGACGTGACGGAGAATACGTTCGCCGACGAGGTGCTGATGGCTGACAGCCTGGTGATCGTGGACTACTGGGCAGACTGGTGTGCGCCCTGCAAGCAGATGTCGCCCATCCTCGACGAACTGGCCGCCCAGTACACCGACGTGAAGTTCGTGAAGGTCGACACCAACACGAACCCCAACCTCGCCGCGCAGCAGGGCGTGCTGTCCTTGCCCACGCTGCAGTTCTTCCAGAAGGGCCGCGTCGTCAACTCGCTCTCGGGCGCCAAGACGAAGAAGGCACTCACGAAGGCCATCGACGAGCTGCTCTGATGAGCTCCGGCGGTCACCCTGGACCCACCGAAAGCTGGACGGCGGTATCGCCTGAGCCTCCGGTGGGTTCGAGGCCGCCCATGCCCCCTTGGGTCAAGCCCGCGCTCGCCGGTGGGGTGGGTGTGCTCCTGCTCGCCGGTGGGCTGGTCGGCGGCAGCCTCGCGGATCGCCCCGAGCAGGCACCTTCCCCGTCGGCGAGCCCCTCGCCGGCCTTCCCACTGGACACCCCACTGATGGTGGACGATCTGGTGCGCGGCGAATCGAGCGAAAGCACAGGCCCCGGACCGGCCAACCAGCGCATCGTGCAGGCGGATTACACCGACGGCGAGAACACCGTCGTGTTCATCCTGTCGTGGCCGGAGCCGGATGTCGCGGAGTTCGTGGCCAACGCCGGCATCGAGATCGATGCCCAGACCCCATCCCCCACCGGTGGCTCTCGATACTGTGGAGTCTCCGAGGACACCGGCGAATCGGCGTGCGGTGAGGTGATCGACGAAGTGGGCGTGCTGCTCGTGTCAGTCACCGAACAGAGCGAAACCGCGGTCGCCGAAACCCTGGACCGCTTCAAGGAGGCGATCGGCCAGTGACCGAGAACACCCGTCACGACACCCGGCTGGACCGGTTTGTCGACAACTACGCAGAGCGTACCAACGGCATGCGCGTCTCAGCCGTGCGCGCGCTGTTCGCCGTCGCCAACCGGCCGGAAATCGTCTCGCTCGCCGGTGGCATGCCCAACATCGCCGACCTCCCGCTGCTCGACATCGCGGATTCGATGGCGGAGATGGTGCGCACCCGCGGCATGCAGATCATGCAGTACGGCTCCGGCCAGGGGGAGCCGGAGTTCCGCGAGCAGATCCTGGACGTCATGGCACTCGAGGGCGTCACGGCCCATCCCGACGACATCGCGATCACCGCCGGTTCGCAGCAGGGCCTTGACCTGG includes these proteins:
- the trxA gene encoding thioredoxin; translated protein: MAVTDVTENTFADEVLMADSLVIVDYWADWCAPCKQMSPILDELAAQYTDVKFVKVDTNTNPNLAAQQGVLSLPTLQFFQKGRVVNSLSGAKTKKALTKAIDELL